The proteins below come from a single Azospirillum thiophilum genomic window:
- the purF gene encoding amidophosphoribosyltransferase, giving the protein MLTTHPFDDDKLREECGVFGIYGNPQAGAITALGLHALQHRGQEAAGIVSFDGSRFHLQHTLGLVGDHFSSEAIIAKLKGASSIGHVRYATTGDTSIRNVQPLYADFEFGGFALAHNGNLTNAQTLRRQLVRRGCLFQSSTDTEVIVHLMATARGGSPVDRLIEAVRQVEGAFSLVALTSKEVIGVRDALGVRPLVLGRLGDTYLLASETCAFDIVGAEYVRDVEPGEMIVIDGDGVHSMRPFQPQQRRLCIFEYIYFARPDSVMEGTSVYEARQRIGRELAREAGVPADVIVPVPDSGVPAALGYAQEAGVPFDLGIIRNHYVGRTFIEPTDQIRHLGVKLKHNANRAMIEGKRVVLVDDSIVRGTTSKKIVEMVRAAGAKEVHMRISSPPTSHPCFYGIDTPEQGKLLAHRMTVEQMREFIQADSLAFISLDGLYRAMGEEKRDPANLGYCDACFTGDYPIPLTDALENPPVEANVAVRA; this is encoded by the coding sequence ATGCTGACGACGCATCCGTTCGACGACGACAAGCTGCGCGAGGAGTGCGGCGTGTTCGGCATCTACGGCAACCCGCAGGCGGGCGCGATCACGGCGCTGGGCCTGCATGCCCTGCAGCACCGCGGGCAGGAGGCGGCGGGCATCGTCAGCTTCGACGGCAGCCGGTTCCATCTCCAGCACACGCTGGGTCTGGTCGGCGACCATTTCAGCTCCGAGGCGATCATCGCCAAGCTGAAGGGCGCCAGCTCGATCGGCCATGTGCGCTACGCCACCACCGGCGACACCTCGATCCGCAACGTCCAGCCGCTCTACGCCGATTTCGAGTTCGGCGGCTTCGCGCTGGCCCACAACGGCAACCTGACCAACGCGCAGACGCTGCGCCGCCAGCTGGTCCGCCGCGGCTGCCTGTTCCAGTCCTCCACCGACACCGAGGTCATCGTCCACCTGATGGCGACCGCCCGCGGCGGCTCGCCGGTCGACCGCCTGATCGAGGCGGTGCGGCAGGTCGAGGGCGCCTTCTCGCTGGTGGCCCTGACCTCCAAGGAGGTCATCGGCGTGCGCGACGCGCTCGGCGTGCGGCCGCTGGTGCTGGGCCGGCTCGGCGACACCTATCTGCTGGCGAGCGAGACCTGCGCCTTCGACATCGTCGGCGCCGAATATGTCCGCGACGTCGAGCCGGGCGAGATGATCGTCATCGACGGCGACGGCGTGCACAGCATGCGCCCGTTCCAGCCGCAGCAGCGCCGCCTGTGCATCTTCGAATACATCTATTTCGCCCGTCCCGACAGCGTGATGGAGGGCACCTCGGTCTATGAGGCCCGCCAGCGCATCGGCCGCGAGCTGGCGCGCGAGGCCGGGGTTCCCGCCGACGTCATCGTGCCCGTCCCCGACAGCGGTGTCCCGGCGGCGCTCGGCTACGCCCAGGAAGCCGGCGTGCCCTTCGACCTCGGCATCATCCGCAACCATTATGTCGGCCGCACCTTCATCGAGCCGACCGACCAGATCCGCCATCTCGGCGTCAAGCTGAAGCACAACGCCAACCGCGCGATGATCGAGGGCAAGCGCGTCGTGCTGGTCGACGATTCGATCGTGCGCGGCACCACCTCGAAGAAGATCGTCGAGATGGTGCGCGCCGCCGGGGCCAAGGAGGTGCACATGCGCATCTCCAGCCCGCCGACCTCGCACCCCTGCTTCTACGGCATCGACACGCCGGAGCAGGGCAAGCTGCTGGCCCACCGGATGACGGTGGAGCAGATGCGCGAGTTCATCCAGGCCGACAGCCTTGCCTTCATCTCGCTCGACGGGCTCTACCGCGCGATGGGCGAGGAGAAGCGTGACCCGGCCAATCTCGGCTATTGCGACGCCTGCTTCACCGGCGACTACCCGATCCCGCTGACCGACGCGCTGGAAAACCCACCGGTCGAGGCGAACGTCGCCGTCCGCGCCTGA
- a CDS encoding CvpA family protein, whose amino-acid sequence MDTLPVNPVDIVVIAVLLLAALLAFSRGMVAEVLSVAAWAGAAVVTLYALPHVLPYVQIYIRFEMLAYAAASVGLFIVALIVLSLLGRSLSRGVQSSSLSALDRTLGFVFGLVKGGVLVSIAYLFFLWLVPNPAEQPVWLQQAKTRPFLAAGAEMLYGVVPDNLRREGLGQMDVARDRARQAMEAKQALDRLSTPVPSPAKTGGAQPSDTGYKDRDRADLERLMENKAR is encoded by the coding sequence ATGGACACTCTTCCCGTCAATCCGGTCGACATCGTCGTCATCGCCGTGCTGCTGCTGGCGGCGCTGCTCGCCTTCAGCCGCGGCATGGTGGCCGAGGTGCTGTCGGTCGCCGCCTGGGCCGGCGCCGCGGTGGTGACGCTCTATGCGCTGCCCCATGTCCTTCCCTACGTGCAGATCTATATCCGGTTCGAGATGCTGGCCTATGCCGCCGCGTCGGTCGGCCTGTTCATCGTCGCGCTGATCGTGCTGTCGCTGCTCGGGCGCAGCCTGTCGCGCGGGGTGCAGTCCTCGTCGCTGTCGGCGCTGGACCGCACGCTCGGGTTCGTCTTCGGCCTGGTGAAGGGCGGGGTGCTGGTGTCGATCGCCTACCTGTTCTTCCTGTGGCTGGTGCCGAACCCGGCCGAACAGCCGGTGTGGCTGCAGCAGGCCAAGACCCGGCCCTTCCTGGCCGCCGGTGCGGAGATGCTCTATGGTGTCGTTCCCGATAATTTGCGCCGCGAAGGTCTCGGCCAGATGGACGTCGCGCGCGACCGCGCACGTCAGGCGATGGAGGCCAAGCAGGCGCTCGACCGGCTGTCGACGCCGGTGCCCAGCCCCGCGAAGACCGGGGGTGCGCAGCCTTCGGATACCGGCTATAAGGACCGCGACCGCGCCGACCTCGAAAGGCTGATGGAGAACAAAGCCCGCTGA
- a CDS encoding SDR family NAD(P)-dependent oxidoreductase, whose product MSRLSGRIALVTGASRGIGAAVAKRFAAEGAHLVLVARTVGGLEETDDAIQKLSGQSATLVPMDLRDYDRIDQLGHALYQRFGKLDVVVGNAGALEALGPVAQYDPKLWSRVMDLNVTANYRLIRSMDPLLRASGTGRAIFVTSAAARAPHHYWMPYGASKAALEMIVKTYALEVSSSTVRVNLIDPGVVATKLRTQAFPGEDPTKIAQPDDVTERFVELAEAACTLHGELVQAQ is encoded by the coding sequence ATGTCCCGTCTGTCCGGCCGCATCGCCCTCGTCACCGGCGCCTCGCGCGGCATCGGCGCCGCCGTCGCCAAGCGTTTCGCCGCCGAAGGCGCCCATCTGGTCCTGGTCGCCCGCACCGTCGGCGGGCTGGAGGAGACCGACGACGCCATCCAGAAGCTGTCGGGCCAGTCGGCGACGCTGGTGCCGATGGATCTGCGCGACTATGACCGGATCGACCAGCTCGGCCATGCGCTGTACCAGCGCTTCGGCAAGCTCGACGTCGTCGTCGGCAATGCCGGCGCGCTGGAGGCGCTGGGTCCGGTCGCCCAGTATGATCCCAAGCTGTGGTCGCGGGTGATGGATCTGAACGTGACGGCGAACTACCGGCTGATCCGTTCGATGGACCCGCTGCTGCGGGCGTCGGGCACCGGCCGCGCCATCTTCGTCACTTCCGCCGCCGCCCGGGCGCCGCATCACTATTGGATGCCCTACGGCGCCAGCAAGGCGGCGCTGGAGATGATCGTCAAGACCTATGCGCTGGAGGTGTCGAGCTCTACCGTGCGGGTCAACCTGATCGACCCCGGCGTGGTGGCGACCAAGCTGCGCACCCAGGCCTTCCCCGGCGAGGATCCCACGAAGATCGCCCAGCCCGACGACGTGACCGAACGCTTCGTCGAGCTTGCCGAGGCCGCCTGCACCCTGCATGGGGAGCTGGTTCAGGCACAGTGA
- the mutS gene encoding DNA mismatch repair protein MutS, translating into MMAQYLEIKRAHPDCLLFYRMGDFYEMFFEDAVNAAAALDIALTKRGQHLGEDIPMCGVPVHSHENYLQRLIRQGFRVAICEQMEDPAEAKKRGAKSVVKRGVIRIVTPGTLTEDSLLDARSSNWLAAVAETAGGLGLAWLEMSTGELVIQPVERAGLGAALGRLDPQEVLVSEKLAQTPELFELWGEWKARLTVQPNPRFDSENGRQRLLALYGVGTLDAFGSFTRAEVAAAGALVGYVELTQKGRVPRLSPPRRVGPGAVMEIDASTGRNLELIRTLTGERRGSLLATIDRTVTGAGARLLCAHLAAPLTDPAAIGRRLDMVAFALTEERLRGELRHALRSCPDLERALSRLTLGRGGPRDVAAVRDGLRQAAAIRQLLGTVGPLPEGLAALDKRLGEHAELVDQLTQALAPELPLLARDGGFIARDYSYALDELVTLRDESRRLIAGLQGKYAEIAGVASLKIKHNNVLGYHIEVTAAHADKLMSDRGRAVFMHRQTMANAVRFGTVELSDLERRISEAADRALAVELELFAGLVEAVSARADAIAQAAHALAALDVATSLAELAEERRYSRPLVDDSLAFTIKGGRHPVVEAVLDSAHGGPFVANDCDLASDNRLWLLTGPNMAGKSTFLRQNALIAVLAQMGSFVPAEQAHIGVVDRLYSRVGAADDLARGRSTFMVEMVETAAILNQSGARALVILDEIGRGTATFDGLSIAWACVEHLHDVNRCRALFATHYHELTMLASKLPALSCHTMRIKEWQGDVVFLHEVTAGSADRSYGIHVAKLAGLPAAVVGRADEVLKLLESGDQNATIHRLAEDLPLFSAALKRPAPKAEAAAVAVAGPSAVEEALAGIDPDSLTPRQALEELYRLRGLMRGR; encoded by the coding sequence ATGATGGCGCAGTATCTGGAGATCAAGCGGGCGCATCCCGACTGCCTGCTGTTCTACCGGATGGGCGATTTCTACGAGATGTTCTTCGAGGACGCGGTGAATGCCGCCGCGGCGCTCGACATCGCGCTGACCAAGCGCGGCCAGCATCTGGGCGAAGACATCCCGATGTGCGGCGTCCCGGTGCACAGCCACGAGAATTACCTGCAGCGCCTGATCCGCCAGGGCTTCCGCGTCGCCATCTGCGAACAGATGGAAGACCCGGCCGAGGCGAAGAAGCGCGGCGCCAAGTCGGTGGTGAAGCGCGGCGTCATCCGCATCGTCACCCCCGGCACCCTGACCGAGGACAGCCTGCTCGACGCCCGCTCCTCCAACTGGCTGGCGGCGGTGGCGGAAACCGCGGGCGGGCTGGGGCTGGCGTGGCTGGAGATGTCGACCGGCGAGCTGGTGATCCAGCCGGTGGAGCGGGCCGGTCTCGGTGCCGCGCTCGGGCGGCTCGACCCGCAGGAGGTGCTGGTCTCCGAGAAGCTGGCGCAGACGCCGGAGCTGTTCGAGCTGTGGGGGGAGTGGAAGGCGCGGCTGACGGTGCAGCCCAACCCGCGATTCGACAGCGAGAACGGCCGGCAGCGGCTGCTGGCGCTCTATGGTGTCGGCACGCTCGACGCCTTCGGCAGCTTCACCCGCGCCGAGGTCGCGGCGGCCGGCGCGCTGGTCGGCTATGTCGAGCTGACGCAGAAGGGCCGGGTGCCGCGGCTGTCGCCGCCGCGCCGCGTCGGGCCGGGCGCGGTGATGGAGATCGACGCCTCGACCGGGCGCAACCTGGAACTGATCCGTACCCTGACCGGCGAGCGGCGCGGCAGCCTGCTCGCCACCATCGACCGCACGGTGACGGGGGCCGGCGCCCGGCTGCTGTGCGCCCATCTCGCCGCGCCGCTGACCGATCCCGCCGCCATCGGCCGCCGGCTCGACATGGTCGCGTTCGCGCTGACCGAGGAGCGGCTGCGCGGCGAGCTGCGCCACGCCCTGCGCAGCTGTCCCGACCTGGAACGGGCGCTATCGCGGCTGACGCTGGGGCGCGGCGGTCCGCGCGATGTGGCGGCGGTCCGCGACGGGCTGAGACAGGCGGCGGCGATCCGGCAGCTGCTCGGCACCGTCGGGCCGCTGCCGGAGGGGCTGGCGGCGCTCGACAAGCGGCTGGGCGAGCATGCGGAGCTGGTCGACCAGCTGACCCAGGCGCTGGCGCCCGAGCTGCCACTGCTGGCCCGCGACGGCGGCTTCATCGCCCGCGACTACAGCTATGCGCTGGACGAGCTGGTGACGCTGCGCGACGAGAGCCGGCGGCTGATCGCCGGGCTGCAGGGCAAATACGCCGAGATCGCCGGGGTGGCGTCGCTGAAGATCAAGCACAACAACGTGCTGGGCTATCACATCGAGGTCACCGCCGCCCATGCCGACAAGCTGATGTCGGACCGGGGCCGAGCGGTGTTCATGCACCGCCAGACCATGGCGAACGCGGTGCGCTTCGGCACGGTCGAGCTGTCGGACCTGGAGCGCCGCATCTCAGAAGCGGCCGACCGGGCGCTGGCGGTGGAACTGGAGCTGTTCGCCGGGCTGGTCGAGGCGGTGTCGGCCCGCGCCGACGCCATCGCCCAGGCCGCCCACGCGCTGGCGGCGCTGGACGTCGCCACATCGCTGGCCGAACTGGCGGAGGAACGGCGCTACAGCCGGCCGCTGGTGGACGACAGCCTCGCCTTCACCATCAAGGGCGGGCGGCATCCGGTGGTCGAGGCGGTGCTGGATTCCGCCCATGGCGGCCCCTTCGTCGCCAACGACTGCGATCTGGCGTCGGACAACCGGCTGTGGCTGCTGACCGGCCCGAACATGGCCGGCAAATCGACCTTCCTGCGCCAGAACGCGCTGATCGCCGTGCTGGCGCAGATGGGCAGCTTCGTCCCGGCCGAGCAGGCGCACATCGGCGTGGTCGACCGGCTGTATAGCCGCGTCGGCGCCGCCGACGACCTCGCCCGCGGGCGCTCCACCTTCATGGTGGAGATGGTGGAGACGGCGGCCATCCTGAACCAGTCGGGCGCGCGGGCGTTGGTGATCCTGGACGAGATCGGCCGCGGAACGGCGACCTTCGACGGGCTGTCGATCGCCTGGGCCTGCGTCGAGCATCTGCATGACGTCAACCGCTGCCGCGCGCTGTTCGCCACGCACTATCACGAGCTGACGATGCTGGCGTCGAAGCTGCCGGCGCTGTCCTGCCACACCATGCGGATCAAGGAATGGCAGGGCGACGTGGTGTTCCTGCACGAGGTGACGGCGGGGTCGGCGGATCGCAGCTATGGCATCCATGTCGCCAAGCTGGCCGGGCTGCCGGCGGCGGTGGTCGGGCGGGCCGACGAGGTGCTGAAGCTGTTGGAATCGGGCGACCAGAACGCCACCATCCACCGGCTGGCCGAGGATCTGCCGCTGTTCAGTGCGGCGCTGAAGCGGCCGGCACCGAAGGCGGAGGCTGCGGCGGTTGCGGTCGCCGGGCCGTCGGCGGTGGAGGAGGCGCTGGCGGGGATCGATCCGGACAGCCTGACGCCCCGGCAGGCGCTGGAGGAGCTGTACCGGCTGCGCGGGCTGATGCGGGGGCGGTAA